A section of the Clostridium sp. TW13 genome encodes:
- a CDS encoding helix-turn-helix transcriptional regulator, with the protein MQINRLFEIVYILFNKKTVTAKELAEHFEVSQRTIYRDIESLTIAGIPIYTNKGKGGGISILPEFIINKSLLSEKEQNEILLALQGLSALEVPNVNTTLNKLATLFNKNNTSWIDVDFSSWSSDDGDKEKFKLLKEAIFQRKVVKFDYYGSYGEKSARIVDPLKLVFKGQSWYVYACCRTKNDYRMFKVTRISNLIITEDNFDRVVPQNIFSDASSQIEYKMVTLVLEFDECMGYKVFDDFRSEDIQKNIDGSFTVRATVPEGDWIYGCIMSYEEHVKVVEPLYVRDNLVNKYKKMLEKYLK; encoded by the coding sequence ATGCAGATAAATAGATTATTTGAAATTGTATATATATTATTTAATAAGAAAACAGTTACTGCGAAAGAATTAGCAGAACATTTTGAGGTTTCGCAGAGAACTATATATAGGGATATTGAATCTTTAACCATAGCAGGTATACCTATTTACACTAATAAAGGGAAAGGTGGAGGGATTAGTATCTTACCTGAATTTATTATAAATAAATCATTGCTTTCAGAAAAGGAGCAAAATGAGATATTACTAGCATTGCAAGGGTTGAGTGCACTAGAAGTCCCTAATGTTAATACTACTTTAAATAAGTTAGCAACATTATTTAATAAGAATAACACTAGTTGGATTGATGTTGATTTTTCAAGTTGGAGCAGTGATGATGGTGATAAAGAAAAATTTAAACTTCTTAAGGAGGCTATTTTTCAGAGGAAAGTTGTTAAATTTGATTATTATGGATCTTATGGTGAAAAGTCAGCTAGAATTGTAGATCCATTGAAGCTTGTTTTTAAAGGGCAGAGCTGGTATGTTTATGCCTGTTGTAGGACAAAAAATGATTATAGAATGTTTAAAGTTACTCGCATTAGCAATCTTATTATTACAGAGGATAACTTTGATAGGGTTGTGCCTCAAAATATTTTTAGTGATGCAAGTAGCCAAATAGAATACAAAATGGTCACTTTAGTACTAGAATTTGATGAATGTATGGGATATAAAGTATTCGATGATTTTAGATCAGAGGATATACAAAAAAATATTGATGGAAGTTTTACTGTTAGAGCTACAGTTCCAGAAGGAGACTGGATTTATGGTTGTATAATGTCGTATGAAGAGCATGTAAAAGTTGTTGAACCTTTGTATGTTAGGGATAATCTAGTGAATAAATATAAAAAGATGTTAGAAAAATATTTGAAATGA
- a CDS encoding GyrI-like domain-containing protein encodes MEYEIVELEEKVVMGVCVRISNQDENMPKVIGGLWQHFFADGMYKAIEHKKNQCSIGLYSDYESDVNGLYDVTVCCEVNECEQILDGIVVKKIPSGKYAKFIVKGHMQRAIADFWTKLWSMKLDRKYSCDFEEYQSGGNIDNCEIHVYISLN; translated from the coding sequence ATGGAGTATGAAATAGTAGAATTAGAAGAAAAAGTAGTGATGGGGGTATGTGTTAGGATCAGTAACCAAGATGAAAATATGCCAAAGGTAATAGGTGGACTATGGCAACACTTTTTTGCAGATGGAATGTATAAGGCTATAGAACATAAGAAAAATCAGTGTAGTATAGGGTTGTATTCTGATTATGAAAGTGATGTAAATGGATTATACGATGTAACAGTTTGTTGTGAAGTTAATGAATGTGAACAAATATTGGATGGCATTGTAGTAAAGAAAATTCCATCAGGAAAGTATGCTAAATTTATTGTGAAAGGACACATGCAAAGAGCAATAGCAGATTTTTGGACAAAGTTATGGTCTATGAAATTAGATAGAAAATATTCTTGTGATTTTGAAGAGTATCAAAGTGGGGGGAATATAGATAATTGTGAAATACATGTTTACATATCTTTAAATTAA
- a CDS encoding GGDEF domain-containing protein, which translates to MIKNVLEIVDREIYRVDVLDGVRRIKNIFYEKNIECSAVYENDKLVGVLTQKDLSIAHPNRIIADVMTDRYICTDTNTHIWKVKEIYDSNSEIDVIFVKEKNDIVGQVTRTGIEMEIGKHIDLLTGLYKNDYIFHKAYDFIQSGQSVTLMFIDLNNFGSIDKKYGHIFGDLVLKGVGQVVKNNYNSDVFVCRYAGDEFAILTPYGINQCKEFAEKLNKDINEYTFPNDIPVTASIGITACKLKDKIFDNIVEVVKQLVNTASLASTKAKRSLDTSIVVEKLDMDGLVIE; encoded by the coding sequence ATGATAAAAAATGTTTTAGAAATAGTGGATAGAGAAATATATAGAGTAGATGTATTAGATGGTGTACGACGTATAAAGAACATTTTTTATGAAAAAAATATTGAATGTTCAGCAGTTTATGAAAATGACAAATTGGTGGGTGTTTTGACACAAAAAGATTTATCCATAGCTCATCCCAATAGAATAATTGCAGATGTAATGACAGATAGATACATATGTACAGATACCAATACACATATATGGAAGGTTAAAGAGATTTATGATTCCAATAGTGAAATAGATGTGATTTTCGTAAAAGAAAAAAATGATATTGTAGGTCAAGTAACAAGAACAGGAATAGAGATGGAAATAGGGAAACATATTGATTTATTGACTGGATTATATAAAAATGATTACATATTTCATAAGGCTTATGATTTTATTCAAAGTGGGCAGTCTGTTACATTAATGTTTATAGATTTGAACAATTTTGGTAGTATAGATAAAAAATATGGACATATATTTGGGGATTTAGTTTTGAAAGGTGTAGGACAAGTTGTAAAAAATAATTATAATTCTGATGTTTTTGTGTGTAGATACGCAGGAGATGAATTTGCAATTTTAACTCCATACGGTATAAATCAATGTAAGGAATTTGCTGAGAAATTAAACAAAGACATAAATGAATATACATTTCCTAATGACATTCCAGTAACAGCGTCTATTGGTATCACAGCCTGCAAATTGAAAGACAAAATATTTGATAATATAGTTGAGGTAGTGAAACAATTAGTTAATACAGCTAGCTTAGCCTCAACAAAAGCAAAACGAAGTTTAGATACATCAATTGTAGTAGAAAAATTAGATATGGATGGTTTGGTTATAGAATAA
- a CDS encoding FeoA family protein: MNLLQGVINKEYIVKNIEVEENVQRRLQALGLISGTKIKVLNNKKNGSVIFKVRGTRLAVGKKIAEGIFVLN, from the coding sequence ATGAATTTACTTCAAGGAGTTATTAACAAGGAGTATATAGTGAAAAATATTGAAGTTGAAGAAAATGTTCAGAGGAGATTGCAAGCATTAGGATTAATTAGTGGAACTAAAATAAAGGTCTTAAATAATAAAAAGAATGGTTCAGTTATTTTTAAAGTAAGAGGGACAAGACTTGCAGTAGGTAAGAAAATCGCAGAAGGTATTTTTGTGCTGAATTAG
- the feoB gene encoding ferrous iron transport protein B, whose product MKEGLNIGFIGNPNCGKTTLFNAYTGANLKVANWPGVSVEKKEGSMKYKDQVFKLVDLPGIYSLTCYSMEEKVSRQYILGDEVDIVIDVADASSLERNLYLTLQLIELGKPVILALNMMDIVEERGMEIDLHRLPEMLGIPVIPVSARKKTGLEVLMHAASHHKGKKLDNLEHYHNNITQSKHKHNHHEDCVVVYSDEIEDKIDLISERLEKEYPQIQNVRWHAIKLLEHDTEIQEKHPIDLSDIIDKNYETDIINQKYDFIEEVIAEVLVNKSEKAETTDKVDNFLTNRYLGMPIFLAIMALVFFLTFTVGDFLKGGFQIGLDAFSSWTLTFLQSAHISPMLTSLIVDGIIAGVGGILTFLPNIFILFLALGFLEDSGYMARVAYVMDGLMGKMGLSGRAFIPMILGFGCTVPAIMASRTLENQRDRFKTILITPFMSCSARLPIYVLFSEIFFPNYAMIVAFSMYVIGLVVAISIAVIMSKLGAKKETNTLLIELPEYKSPNARTIAIYVWEKVKDYLSKAGTTIFVASIVLWFLLNFSTNGMTNDISKSFGANIGKVLVPVLKPAGLGMWQIVVALISGLAAKEVVVSSFSVLFSISNINSAVGMTGLATALGQYGFGPLNAYALMVFCLLYTPCMAAVATIKKETKSWKLTGFIILFQLAVAWAIATIIYQIGSLII is encoded by the coding sequence ATGAAAGAAGGATTGAACATAGGATTTATAGGAAATCCTAACTGTGGAAAAACAACTTTGTTTAATGCATATACAGGGGCAAATCTAAAAGTTGCAAATTGGCCAGGAGTTAGTGTTGAGAAAAAAGAAGGTTCTATGAAATATAAGGATCAAGTTTTCAAACTTGTGGATTTGCCAGGTATATACAGTTTGACTTGTTACTCAATGGAGGAAAAAGTATCAAGGCAATACATATTGGGAGATGAGGTAGATATAGTTATTGATGTTGCTGATGCATCGTCATTAGAACGTAACTTATATCTAACACTGCAACTTATAGAACTTGGTAAACCTGTTATACTTGCATTAAATATGATGGATATAGTTGAAGAAAGAGGCATGGAGATAGATTTGCACAGGCTTCCAGAAATGCTTGGAATACCAGTTATACCTGTATCAGCTAGAAAGAAAACTGGCTTAGAAGTTCTTATGCATGCAGCATCTCATCATAAAGGCAAGAAGCTTGATAATCTAGAACATTATCATAATAATATAACCCAAAGCAAACATAAACATAATCATCATGAAGATTGTGTAGTTGTTTATAGTGATGAAATTGAAGATAAAATTGATTTGATTTCAGAAAGATTAGAAAAAGAATATCCACAAATTCAAAATGTGAGATGGCATGCAATTAAATTGCTTGAACATGATACAGAAATACAAGAAAAGCATCCGATAGATTTATCTGATATTATAGATAAAAATTATGAAACTGATATTATAAATCAAAAGTATGACTTTATAGAAGAAGTAATAGCTGAAGTTTTAGTTAATAAAAGTGAGAAGGCAGAAACAACAGATAAAGTAGATAATTTTTTGACTAATAGATATCTAGGTATGCCGATATTTTTAGCAATAATGGCATTAGTATTCTTTTTAACATTTACTGTAGGAGATTTTCTAAAGGGTGGTTTTCAAATAGGACTTGATGCATTTTCAAGTTGGACACTTACTTTTCTGCAAAGTGCACATATAAGCCCTATGCTTACTTCATTAATTGTAGATGGTATTATAGCAGGAGTTGGTGGAATACTTACATTTTTGCCTAATATATTTATACTGTTTCTTGCTTTAGGATTCTTGGAAGATAGTGGATATATGGCGAGAGTAGCCTATGTTATGGATGGACTAATGGGCAAGATGGGGTTATCAGGTAGAGCATTCATACCAATGATATTAGGCTTTGGTTGTACTGTGCCGGCTATTATGGCCTCTCGTACACTAGAAAACCAAAGAGATAGATTTAAAACAATTCTTATAACTCCATTTATGTCGTGTAGTGCAAGGTTGCCTATATACGTACTGTTTTCAGAAATATTTTTTCCTAATTATGCAATGATAGTTGCATTTTCAATGTATGTTATTGGCTTAGTTGTTGCAATTTCTATAGCTGTTATTATGAGTAAGCTAGGCGCAAAAAAGGAAACTAACACATTATTAATTGAGTTACCAGAATATAAGTCACCTAATGCAAGAACTATAGCAATTTATGTTTGGGAAAAGGTAAAAGATTATTTATCAAAAGCCGGAACAACTATATTTGTAGCCTCAATTGTATTATGGTTCTTATTAAATTTCAGTACTAATGGAATGACAAATGATATATCAAAAAGTTTTGGCGCAAACATTGGAAAAGTTTTAGTACCGGTTTTAAAACCAGCTGGACTTGGAATGTGGCAGATTGTTGTGGCACTTATATCAGGCTTGGCAGCAAAAGAAGTAGTTGTTTCAAGTTTTAGTGTATTGTTCTCAATAAGTAACATAAATTCAGCAGTTGGTATGACAGGCTTAGCAACTGCTCTTGGGCAATATGGCTTTGGACCACTTAACGCTTATGCACTTATGGTATTCTGCTTGTTGTATACACCTTGTATGGCTGCAGTTGCCACAATTAAGAAAGAAACAAAATCATGGAAATTAACAGGCTTCATAATTTTGTTCCAATTAGCCGTTGCGTGGGCAATAGCTACAATTATATATCAAATTGGATCATTAATTATTTAA
- a CDS encoding FeoB-associated Cys-rich membrane protein, whose translation MIEIIIGAAIIAYAGYVVYKKYKDMKKGKFCSCGCDSCPSKIKCHKE comes from the coding sequence ATGATAGAGATTATTATTGGAGCTGCTATAATTGCATATGCAGGTTATGTTGTATATAAAAAATATAAGGATATGAAGAAAGGAAAGTTCTGTAGTTGTGGCTGTGATAGTTGTCCATCTAAGATTAAATGTCACAAAGAATAA
- a CDS encoding staygreen family protein: MSKLNPQKLTTTFGTGVTYSEPIIPRRYTLTHSDVTAELFLNIALKFAYDKITTMRDEVLGEWLNTDNKYTYHVYLYVDGQFGPATAAIRNEIFRRELPLALEAIRYGDKLFFSAHPELDNAFIIVHFNSLSPRYNKKENWGTFSQYNVPNK, from the coding sequence TTGAGTAAATTGAATCCTCAAAAACTTACGACTACATTCGGAACTGGTGTAACTTACTCTGAACCAATTATCCCACGACGTTATACTCTTACACACTCAGATGTCACTGCAGAACTTTTTCTAAACATTGCTCTCAAGTTTGCTTATGATAAAATAACTACAATGAGAGATGAAGTCCTTGGTGAATGGCTTAATACTGATAATAAATATACCTATCACGTATATTTATATGTGGATGGACAATTTGGTCCAGCTACTGCCGCTATAAGAAACGAAATATTTAGACGTGAATTACCACTAGCTTTAGAAGCAATTAGATATGGGGATAAACTTTTTTTTAGTGCCCATCCAGAATTAGATAATGCATTTATAATTGTGCATTTTAACTCACTCAGCCCACGTTACAACAAAAAGGAAAATTGGGGAACCTTTTCTCAATACAATGTACCTAACAAATAA
- a CDS encoding NCS2 family permease, with the protein MEKFFKLKENNTTFSTEVMAGVTTFFAMAYIIFVNPSMLSLAGTPDNPMPKGAVFLATIIASAIGTLVMGLFANVPYAQAPGMGLNAFFTFTVCGSLGFKWQQALAMVFLCGLINITITVTKVRKLIIKAIPESIQHAIGGGIGVFIAYIGIKNAGLINFTSDPNTYLLEKSGTVIANSSAVPALVAFNKPGVLLALIGLLIVVVLLILNIRGAIIIGIALTTIIGIPMGVVDLSAIGTSTGIGESFSQLGQTFGVAFGDKGLLSLFSSGANIPLVLITIFAFSLSDTFDTIGTFIGTGRRTGIFSEEDQKALESGSGFKSKMDKALFADSIATSIGALFGTSNTTTYVESAAGIGAGGRTGLTAVVTAVLFIASVFLAPVIGVVPAQATAPALIVVGVMMLSSFKEINWSDLEEAIPAFFASVFMGFCYSISYGIAAGFIFYCVTKICKGKAKEIHPILWVCTGLFIINFVILAIL; encoded by the coding sequence ATGGAAAAGTTTTTTAAGTTAAAGGAGAATAATACTACCTTTTCTACGGAAGTTATGGCTGGTGTTACTACCTTCTTTGCAATGGCCTACATTATTTTTGTTAATCCATCAATGTTGTCATTAGCAGGTACACCTGATAATCCAATGCCTAAGGGGGCAGTATTTTTAGCTACAATTATCGCTTCAGCTATAGGTACATTGGTTATGGGACTTTTTGCAAATGTTCCTTATGCTCAAGCACCAGGTATGGGATTAAATGCTTTCTTTACATTTACTGTATGTGGTTCATTGGGTTTTAAATGGCAACAAGCTTTAGCTATGGTATTTCTTTGTGGTTTAATTAATATAACTATAACAGTAACAAAAGTTCGTAAATTAATTATAAAAGCGATACCAGAAAGTATACAACATGCTATTGGTGGTGGTATTGGTGTATTTATAGCCTATATTGGTATTAAGAATGCTGGATTAATTAACTTTACTTCAGATCCAAACACATATTTATTGGAGAAGAGTGGTACTGTTATTGCTAACAGTAGTGCAGTTCCAGCGCTTGTAGCCTTTAATAAGCCAGGAGTGCTTTTAGCTTTAATAGGACTTCTAATTGTAGTAGTTCTTTTAATTCTTAATATTAGAGGAGCAATAATTATAGGCATAGCTCTTACTACAATTATAGGGATACCAATGGGAGTTGTTGATTTATCAGCAATTGGTACAAGCACAGGTATAGGGGAATCATTTAGTCAATTAGGACAAACGTTTGGAGTTGCTTTCGGTGATAAAGGACTTTTATCTTTATTTAGTAGTGGTGCTAATATTCCTTTAGTTTTAATTACTATTTTCGCATTTAGTTTATCAGATACATTTGATACAATTGGAACTTTCATAGGAACAGGTCGTCGTACTGGTATTTTCAGTGAAGAAGATCAAAAAGCTCTTGAAAGTGGATCAGGATTTAAATCCAAAATGGACAAGGCTTTATTTGCAGATTCAATTGCAACATCAATAGGTGCTCTTTTTGGTACTTCAAATACTACAACATATGTAGAAAGTGCCGCTGGTATCGGAGCAGGTGGACGTACTGGATTAACAGCAGTTGTTACAGCAGTTCTATTTATTGCAAGTGTTTTCTTAGCACCAGTAATAGGTGTTGTTCCAGCACAAGCAACTGCACCAGCATTAATTGTAGTTGGTGTAATGATGTTATCTTCATTCAAAGAAATTAACTGGAGTGATTTAGAAGAAGCAATTCCAGCATTCTTTGCATCAGTATTCATGGGATTCTGCTATAGTATATCTTATGGAATAGCAGCAGGTTTTATATTCTATTGTGTTACAAAGATATGTAAAGGAAAGGCTAAAGAAATACATCCTATTTTATGGGTTTGTACAGGATTGTTTATTATTAATTTTGTAATTCTAGCAATATTGTAA
- a CDS encoding 5'-nucleotidase C-terminal domain-containing protein, giving the protein MLKSFKKKQFLSLLVASAMTVSLLTPVSAKAEITGSDSNKVDLQVLTTTDTHGRFLPYDYAINAPDTKGSLAQVATVVKQLRAKNPNTILVDAGDIIQDNSESLFLDGSTNPMMLAMNEMGYDTLTLGNHEFNYGIPTLKKVIGQFKGTVLGGNIYNPDGSRLAKPYTVINKGGVKVGLIGMTTPNITRWDGPNLQGYKVTNPIDETKSAVAELKKQNVDLIVAVDHMGENEEYNASGSGAMDILDQCPEINAFVAAHFHNEIAGDYFYNHKVYSYNKAKNTVTVTAMDGTTSTGTIEEFNAAKTNGTVIVEAGKGGQDLGQLNFTLTKNSQGKYEISNKATDVSATLYKMSPKGGATVEVDPTLAAKLASYSEKAINDANTVIGTLKGGDLVPANEITGIEQAKLQPTAMIDLINKVQMYYGEKIANHKIDVSAAAAFKDGANIKAGDIKKCGTADIYKFDNTLYVLKVTGSQLKKYMEWSASYYNKYNPGDLTVSFNKSIPGYNYDMFSGVKYKVDISKDTGSRIVDLTKMDGTPIKDADVLYMSINNYRAGTQLLSAGPIFGDGESLPTLVGKSEQTQGLGDGRIRDLIGRYIQEVKGGVITPECDNNWSVTGNNWNSHERDLAVKYINNGSISLAGVAGEQTSNNSKSVTWDDVKKAMNPNGNKVIDVVSFNDFHGSVEAQGKNIGMVKLTQAIKEYKEANPDTVVVSGGDSYQGSAMSNLTHGAPVSAMMKEVGVVASAVGNHEFDWGTQWISKWAQDGNFDFLASNIYSKTTGKPADFAKPYKIVTVDGVKVGFVGLSTPDTAFTTKPENVADLEFRDPAKAAKEWADKLKSGTLPEGKADVVIALTHMGSAQDETTGNITGEVVDSGLCNVDSIDAVISAHTHKPVCGTVNNKPVVQGYYNGRDLADLSIELDNATGKIIKITPNIDKLYARATTLSNDKVAEDTFNAYKTQVGPILDKVEGTTDTDLTYDAFGYKGTSVLGKWVCDVMRNAAGTQIAITNGGGIRCPIPAGKITMGTLYQVMPFDNTLVKMNLKGSDLKKVIENGIANSKIGWVQVSGLKVYYDATRPQGDRITAMYLDNGTKIDMNGIYSVVTNDFMATGGDNYDFSAAQNVVDTGVPIRDTLANSLEALNGKHLVVNYSDPLINGAAPADNNNNNNNNNNNNNNKPSNNTNTNGNKTNNATTTNSNAAQNNKNSGSLPKTGSEVETTTVVGFGIIVLMLGCALTVSYRKNRKEEEAA; this is encoded by the coding sequence ATGTTAAAATCTTTTAAAAAGAAACAATTTTTATCATTGTTGGTAGCTTCAGCAATGACAGTCAGTCTACTTACGCCAGTATCAGCAAAAGCTGAAATAACAGGAAGTGATAGTAATAAGGTAGATTTACAAGTCTTAACTACTACTGATACACACGGTAGATTTTTACCTTATGACTATGCTATAAATGCTCCTGATACAAAGGGCAGTTTAGCGCAAGTAGCAACAGTAGTTAAACAGTTGAGAGCTAAGAATCCTAACACAATTCTTGTAGATGCGGGGGATATTATACAAGATAATTCAGAATCTCTATTTTTAGATGGTTCAACTAACCCAATGATGTTAGCAATGAATGAAATGGGTTATGATACATTAACTTTAGGAAATCACGAATTTAATTATGGAATACCAACTTTAAAGAAGGTTATTGGTCAATTTAAAGGAACAGTACTAGGTGGTAATATTTATAATCCAGATGGTTCAAGACTTGCGAAACCATATACAGTTATAAACAAAGGTGGAGTTAAAGTTGGACTAATAGGAATGACAACACCTAACATTACTAGATGGGATGGTCCTAATTTACAAGGATATAAGGTTACAAATCCAATAGATGAAACTAAGTCTGCAGTAGCAGAACTTAAGAAACAAAATGTAGATTTAATAGTAGCAGTTGATCATATGGGAGAAAATGAAGAATACAATGCTTCAGGTTCAGGTGCAATGGATATATTAGATCAATGTCCTGAAATCAATGCTTTTGTAGCAGCACATTTTCATAATGAAATAGCAGGAGATTATTTCTATAATCATAAAGTATATTCTTACAATAAAGCTAAGAATACAGTAACTGTTACTGCAATGGATGGAACGACTTCAACAGGAACAATTGAAGAGTTTAATGCAGCTAAAACTAATGGTACAGTTATAGTAGAAGCAGGTAAAGGTGGACAAGATCTTGGTCAATTAAACTTTACGCTTACAAAGAATTCTCAAGGAAAATATGAAATATCAAATAAAGCTACAGATGTAAGCGCTACACTTTATAAAATGTCTCCTAAAGGTGGCGCTACAGTAGAAGTGGATCCAACTCTTGCTGCAAAATTAGCAAGTTATAGTGAAAAAGCTATAAATGATGCTAATACAGTAATAGGAACTTTAAAGGGTGGAGATTTAGTTCCTGCTAATGAAATAACAGGTATTGAACAAGCTAAACTTCAACCAACAGCTATGATAGATTTAATTAACAAAGTACAAATGTACTATGGAGAAAAGATAGCTAATCATAAAATTGATGTTTCAGCAGCAGCAGCATTTAAAGATGGTGCAAATATAAAAGCAGGAGACATCAAGAAGTGTGGAACAGCTGACATATATAAATTTGATAATACATTATATGTATTAAAGGTTACTGGTAGTCAGCTTAAGAAGTATATGGAATGGTCAGCTTCATATTATAATAAATATAATCCAGGAGATTTAACTGTTTCATTCAATAAATCTATACCAGGATATAACTATGATATGTTCTCAGGAGTAAAATATAAAGTAGATATATCAAAAGATACAGGAAGTAGAATAGTTGATTTAACAAAGATGGATGGTACACCTATTAAAGATGCAGATGTTCTATATATGTCAATAAATAATTATAGAGCAGGAACTCAACTTTTATCAGCTGGTCCAATTTTTGGAGATGGTGAATCACTTCCAACACTTGTTGGCAAATCAGAACAAACTCAAGGATTAGGCGATGGAAGAATCAGAGACTTAATTGGAAGATATATTCAAGAAGTTAAGGGTGGAGTTATAACTCCTGAATGCGATAATAACTGGAGTGTTACAGGAAACAACTGGAACTCTCATGAAAGAGATTTAGCAGTTAAATATATAAATAATGGATCAATAAGTTTAGCAGGAGTTGCAGGAGAACAAACTTCTAATAACTCAAAGTCAGTAACTTGGGATGATGTTAAGAAGGCAATGAATCCAAATGGTAACAAAGTTATTGATGTAGTTTCATTCAATGATTTCCATGGTTCAGTTGAAGCTCAAGGAAAGAATATAGGAATGGTAAAATTAACTCAAGCAATAAAAGAATATAAGGAAGCTAATCCTGATACAGTAGTAGTTTCAGGAGGAGATAGCTATCAAGGAAGTGCTATGTCAAACCTTACTCATGGAGCACCAGTTTCAGCAATGATGAAAGAAGTTGGAGTAGTAGCTTCTGCAGTTGGTAATCATGAATTTGACTGGGGAACACAATGGATAAGCAAATGGGCACAAGATGGAAATTTTGATTTCTTAGCCTCAAATATATATAGCAAAACTACTGGAAAACCAGCTGATTTTGCAAAACCATATAAGATTGTTACAGTTGATGGTGTTAAAGTAGGTTTTGTTGGACTTTCAACTCCAGATACTGCATTTACAACAAAACCAGAAAATGTTGCAGATTTAGAATTCAGAGATCCAGCAAAAGCAGCAAAAGAATGGGCAGACAAATTAAAATCAGGAACATTACCTGAAGGAAAAGCAGATGTGGTTATAGCATTAACTCATATGGGATCAGCTCAAGATGAGACTACTGGAAACATTACAGGAGAAGTTGTAGATTCAGGTTTATGTAATGTAGACAGCATAGATGCAGTAATTTCTGCACATACTCATAAACCAGTATGTGGTACAGTTAATAATAAGCCAGTTGTTCAAGGATATTATAATGGCAGAGATTTAGCAGATTTATCAATAGAATTAGATAATGCTACAGGAAAAATAATTAAGATTACTCCAAATATAGATAAACTATATGCTAGAGCAACAACTTTATCAAATGATAAAGTTGCTGAGGATACTTTCAACGCTTATAAGACTCAAGTTGGACCAATATTGGATAAAGTTGAAGGTACAACAGATACAGATTTAACTTATGATGCATTTGGATATAAAGGCACATCAGTGCTTGGTAAATGGGTATGTGATGTTATGAGAAATGCAGCAGGAACACAAATTGCTATAACAAATGGTGGAGGAATTAGATGTCCAATTCCAGCTGGAAAAATTACTATGGGAACTTTATATCAAGTAATGCCTTTTGATAATACATTAGTTAAGATGAATCTTAAGGGATCAGATTTAAAGAAAGTTATAGAAAATGGAATAGCAAACTCAAAAATAGGCTGGGTACAAGTTTCAGGATTAAAAGTATATTATGATGCTACAAGACCACAAGGTGATAGAATCACAGCAATGTATTTAGATAATGGAACTAAAATAGATATGAATGGAATTTACTCAGTAGTAACTAATGATTTTATGGCTACTGGTGGAGATAACTACGATTTCTCAGCAGCACAAAATGTAGTTGATACAGGAGTTCCAATAAGAGATACTCTTGCAAATTCACTTGAAGCTTTAAATGGTAAACACTTAGTTGTAAATTACTCAGATCCATTAATTAATGGAGCAGCTCCAGCAGATAACAACAATAACAATAATAACAATAACAATAATAACAATAATAAACCAAGTAATAATACAAACACAAATGGAAATAAGACTAATAATGCTACAACTACAAATTCAAATGCAGCTCAAAATAATAAGAATTCAGGTTCTCTTCCAAAGACAGGTTCAGAAGTTGAGACAACTACAGTAGTTGGATTTGGTATAATTGTATTAATGTTAGGTTGTGCTCTTACTGTTTCATATAGAAAAAATAGAAAAGAAGAAGAAGCAGCTTAA